A window of Methylocystis sp. IM3 contains these coding sequences:
- a CDS encoding transposase — MAMRRETGTQGDLVVGWAELPRSSGHAFYDELQKVLLDAAFDVFVENARKPYYAAKMGAPSLPPGRYLRMHMVGYFEGLASERGIVWRCADPFSLRDFLRLSTREKVPDHSWLSKTRSRLPHEVHEKVFAFVLQLVAERGLVKGERIGVDGSTMEANAALRSIVRRDNGETYRAMLERMAKESGIATPNRGFGVFRP; from the coding sequence ATGGCGATGCGGCGTGAGACGGGGACGCAGGGGGATCTGGTTGTCGGCTGGGCCGAGCTACCGCGCTCTTCGGGGCACGCATTTTACGACGAGCTTCAGAAGGTTTTACTGGACGCGGCCTTCGACGTTTTCGTCGAGAACGCCCGCAAGCCCTACTACGCGGCGAAGATGGGCGCGCCCTCGCTGCCACCAGGGCGCTATTTGCGCATGCACATGGTCGGCTACTTCGAAGGGCTCGCCAGCGAACGCGGCATCGTATGGCGCTGCGCGGATCCTTTTTCGTTGCGGGATTTTTTGCGGCTGTCGACGCGCGAGAAAGTTCCGGATCATTCATGGCTGTCGAAGACGCGCTCGCGTCTGCCACACGAGGTTCACGAGAAGGTATTCGCTTTCGTCTTGCAGCTCGTCGCCGAGCGCGGCCTCGTGAAGGGCGAGCGCATCGGCGTCGACGGCTCGACCATGGAGGCGAACGCGGCGCTGCGCAGCATCGTGCGGCGCGACAATGGCGAGACCTATCGCGCAATGCTCGAGCGCATGGCTAAGGAAAGCGGAATCGCGACGCCGAACCGAGGATTTGGCGTGTTTCGACCGTAA
- a CDS encoding transposase, whose product MACFDRKRKGKKLSNDDWTSATDAEAKIARMKDGTTHLAYKPEHAVDLDTGVIVAAPIHEADKGDTTTLGDTLETAKANLSAVGFAPTPDHPCEIIADKGYHSREVLKGLDDGEWKSRVSEPLPAKGYLRWQGDEEARDAVYANRARLKSGVGRAAMRKRGELVERSFAHVLDRGGMRRAWLRGRENIAKRYLIHVAGFNLGVLMRAVVGCGTPRKRSDAARNAFLLVIRTNSATGIVIIADIGGALAMLAIIAAPEPN is encoded by the coding sequence TTGGCGTGTTTCGACCGTAAGCGCAAAGGCAAGAAGCTCTCGAACGACGACTGGACGAGCGCCACGGACGCCGAGGCGAAGATCGCGCGGATGAAGGACGGGACGACGCATCTCGCCTACAAGCCGGAACATGCGGTCGACCTTGACACAGGCGTGATCGTCGCCGCGCCGATCCACGAGGCGGACAAGGGCGATACGACGACGCTCGGCGACACGCTGGAGACGGCGAAGGCCAATCTCTCGGCCGTCGGCTTCGCGCCGACGCCGGACCATCCTTGCGAAATCATCGCGGACAAAGGCTATCATTCGCGCGAGGTTTTGAAAGGCCTCGACGACGGCGAGTGGAAGAGCCGGGTCAGCGAGCCTTTGCCGGCAAAGGGCTATTTGCGCTGGCAGGGAGACGAAGAAGCGCGCGACGCCGTTTACGCCAACCGCGCACGGCTGAAGTCGGGCGTTGGACGCGCCGCCATGCGGAAGCGCGGCGAGCTGGTCGAACGCAGCTTCGCTCATGTACTGGATCGCGGCGGCATGCGCCGGGCCTGGCTTCGCGGTCGCGAGAACATCGCCAAGCGTTATCTGATCCACGTCGCAGGCTTTAATCTTGGTGTCCTGATGCGCGCCGTCGTCGGCTGCGGGACGCCAAGAAAACGCTCCGATGCGGCCAGAAACGCCTTTTTGCTCGTCATTCGAACGAATAGCGCCACGGGCATCGTCATCATCGCCGACATCGGCGGCGCGCTGGCCATGCTCGCCATCATCGCCGCTCCGGAACCCAATTAA
- a CDS encoding virulence factor family protein, giving the protein MSARLGIAALTILIALAATSARRESIDGASFGDVRVVAPAGASLRYVTVFSGAEGWSADDDRTLDALAREGALAVGVDTTFYLKNLAAHRNAVRPAECVDVFQDVEDLSRRLQGRHPSAFYNLPIIAGRGEGGAIAFAALAQAPVATVSAAISLNPTGTTGITRDLCRLGGLAPADGAGRRLGPVPTLHGEWRVVFDADADRQGREHVESLLRGGTPINSLPPPGGAVRVGLASLVEAYAADMARSDVGALPLVELPVSMPSKVMAVFLSGDGGWRDLDKTVGEKLQARGVPVVGWDSLRYFWRRKTANQTTADMKAVLDHYRAKWGAEKVALIGYSFGADVLPIVYNKLPEADRNRIAQLSLMGLESKADWEIRVAGWFGAPPSDEATPLAPEFARIPGSLVQCFYGAEEQEPGCLTLTDPRTAIFKTPGAHHFGYAYDQIASDIIEGLRRRGVL; this is encoded by the coding sequence ATGAGCGCGCGCCTTGGCATCGCGGCGCTGACGATTTTGATCGCGCTCGCTGCGACGTCGGCGCGTCGCGAGTCGATCGATGGCGCGAGTTTTGGCGATGTGCGCGTCGTTGCGCCGGCGGGTGCGTCTCTGCGCTACGTCACAGTCTTCTCGGGCGCCGAGGGCTGGAGCGCCGATGACGATCGCACGCTCGACGCCTTGGCGCGTGAAGGCGCGCTGGCGGTCGGTGTCGATACGACATTCTATCTGAAGAACCTCGCCGCGCATCGCAACGCCGTGCGACCCGCCGAATGCGTCGACGTGTTTCAGGATGTCGAGGATCTGAGCCGCCGCCTGCAAGGCCGCCATCCCTCCGCCTTCTATAACCTGCCCATCATCGCGGGGCGGGGAGAAGGCGGAGCGATCGCCTTTGCTGCGCTCGCGCAAGCCCCTGTCGCCACCGTTTCAGCGGCTATTTCATTAAATCCGACCGGGACGACGGGCATAACCCGAGATCTATGCCGGCTCGGCGGCTTGGCGCCCGCCGACGGCGCCGGGCGGCGCCTCGGCCCCGTCCCGACCCTGCATGGCGAATGGCGCGTCGTTTTCGACGCCGACGCAGATAGGCAGGGGAGGGAGCATGTGGAGTCGCTGTTGCGCGGGGGAACGCCGATCAACTCGCTGCCTCCACCCGGTGGCGCCGTGCGCGTCGGGCTGGCTTCGCTAGTCGAGGCCTATGCCGCCGACATGGCGCGCTCGGACGTCGGCGCATTGCCGCTCGTCGAATTGCCTGTGTCCATGCCGTCTAAGGTCATGGCTGTGTTTCTGTCGGGTGACGGAGGTTGGCGCGATCTTGACAAGACGGTTGGCGAAAAGCTGCAAGCCCGTGGCGTCCCCGTCGTCGGCTGGGACAGCCTGCGCTATTTCTGGCGACGCAAGACTGCTAATCAGACTACCGCCGACATGAAAGCGGTCCTCGACCATTACCGAGCGAAATGGGGCGCCGAGAAGGTCGCGCTGATTGGCTATTCGTTCGGCGCCGACGTACTGCCCATCGTCTACAATAAGCTCCCTGAAGCCGATCGCAATCGGATTGCGCAGCTGTCGCTGATGGGGCTCGAGTCGAAAGCGGACTGGGAAATTCGCGTCGCCGGTTGGTTTGGCGCCCCGCCGAGCGACGAGGCCACACCGCTCGCGCCAGAGTTTGCCCGCATCCCTGGCAGCCTCGTCCAGTGCTTTTACGGCGCCGAAGAGCAGGAACCGGGGTGCCTGACCCTGACAGACCCAAGGACGGCAATTTTCAAGACTCCGGGGGCGCACCATTTCGGCTATGCTTACGACCAGATTGCCAGTGATATCATTGAAGGCCTGAGGCGGCGCGGCGTCCTTTGA
- the mprF gene encoding bifunctional lysylphosphatidylglycerol flippase/synthetase MprF, whose product MKIAQRSILLALSILIAGALLIVPFGDVATRLDYHATVRALRRLPASAVALSISSTLLSFAALIGRDATALRFIGAKASPLALLLAGFCGSALGNAAGLGALTSAAVRYRIYGALGVKREDIARLLAFVLGGFVLGLSSVGAIATLFEAEQLSVMFGVSAIALRIAAWAALAIVVCLLIFGLRSEIRVAGFSFAPPSRASAVLQLGLTTIRLFGAAMALWVLLPPASLNFFAFAAIFSAATAFGAISHLPGGVGVFELVVLWAYRGAAQSDVVVAALIAYRGVYFALPLVLSAGLFASFELAVAARPRGTPEDDRVARAIKRLSPTFIGALTFGAGVMLLLSGATPMFNHRLEILSLHVPLWLVEASSFLGSLVGVVMLFLARGLIDRRDGAWRLAVALSMVSVGFSLLKGLAYVEVGFLSVLILLLLTTRPDFRRPTSMLDQPFTTGWFIAVGVILLAAFGVLWLAFEGVDLKARDLWWEFAFDAQAPRALRALVGASVIATGFGVSQLLRAPKGFAPPPAPKELAAAVEIVRRQDRGEGMLALMGDKSLLFSASGRSFLMYGKRGRSWIALFDPVGPCAERGELVRRFVKLAHKHGGRAAFYQIPAESLPLYLDAGLSVMKLGEEARISLPAFGLEGGPAAHLRYALKRGARDGLTFEEIAPESVRAALPILQAISDEWLDERTGEEKGFSVAAFDPIFLDAQRIGLVRSQGEPIAFVSIMETSARKEATVALMRHRAKVSPYAMEFLFVKTILAVKERGFETLSLGVAPLAGVRPEPLSSRWHWIGAQIWKHGDRFYNFQGLRTFKNKFNPTWAPRYLAASGTVGPFVALADAAAMIAKAPQANTAS is encoded by the coding sequence ATGAAAATAGCGCAGAGGAGCATCCTCCTGGCGCTTTCGATCTTGATCGCCGGAGCTTTGCTGATCGTCCCCTTCGGCGACGTTGCGACGCGCCTCGATTACCATGCCACGGTAAGGGCGTTGCGCAGGCTTCCAGCCAGCGCCGTGGCTCTCTCCATTTCCTCAACCCTTCTGAGCTTCGCCGCACTGATCGGTCGCGATGCGACCGCGCTCAGATTCATCGGCGCGAAGGCGTCTCCCTTGGCGCTGCTGCTGGCGGGTTTTTGCGGCTCGGCCCTGGGTAATGCGGCCGGCCTCGGCGCACTTACTTCGGCCGCGGTACGATACCGAATTTACGGCGCGCTCGGCGTCAAGCGCGAGGACATCGCGCGATTGCTGGCGTTCGTGCTGGGCGGATTTGTCCTCGGTCTTTCGAGCGTCGGAGCAATAGCGACCCTGTTCGAGGCCGAACAGCTGAGCGTGATGTTCGGCGTCTCGGCGATAGCCCTGCGCATTGCCGCTTGGGCGGCTCTGGCGATCGTCGTCTGCCTATTAATCTTCGGCCTTCGATCGGAAATCCGCGTGGCTGGGTTTTCCTTCGCCCCGCCCTCGCGCGCCAGCGCAGTCCTTCAGCTCGGCTTGACCACGATCCGGCTATTCGGCGCGGCCATGGCGCTATGGGTGCTCTTGCCTCCGGCATCTCTAAACTTTTTCGCTTTTGCCGCGATCTTCTCCGCTGCAACCGCGTTCGGGGCGATAAGCCATCTGCCGGGCGGCGTCGGTGTTTTTGAACTGGTGGTTCTCTGGGCGTACCGTGGCGCAGCGCAATCCGACGTCGTTGTCGCCGCGCTGATCGCCTATCGCGGTGTCTATTTCGCATTGCCGCTTGTTCTTTCCGCCGGCCTGTTCGCCTCGTTCGAGTTGGCGGTCGCGGCGCGTCCGCGCGGGACTCCGGAAGACGATCGCGTGGCGCGCGCCATTAAGCGGCTTTCGCCGACCTTTATCGGCGCGCTTACCTTCGGGGCCGGGGTGATGCTACTGCTCTCCGGCGCCACCCCGATGTTCAACCACCGCCTCGAAATCCTGTCGCTGCATGTGCCTCTGTGGCTGGTGGAGGCCTCGTCGTTCCTCGGCAGCCTTGTTGGCGTCGTGATGCTGTTTTTGGCGCGCGGGCTCATCGATCGGCGCGACGGCGCATGGCGGCTCGCAGTGGCGTTGTCCATGGTCAGCGTGGGCTTCTCGCTGCTTAAGGGCCTGGCCTACGTCGAGGTTGGTTTCCTTAGCGTGCTGATCCTGCTGCTTTTGACGACGCGGCCGGACTTCCGCCGGCCGACATCGATGCTCGATCAACCGTTCACCACGGGCTGGTTCATCGCCGTCGGCGTCATCCTGCTGGCCGCGTTCGGCGTGCTCTGGCTCGCCTTCGAAGGCGTGGATCTCAAAGCTCGAGATCTGTGGTGGGAGTTTGCTTTCGACGCTCAGGCGCCGCGCGCGCTGCGCGCCCTCGTCGGGGCGTCCGTCATTGCGACGGGATTCGGCGTCAGCCAATTGCTCAGAGCGCCCAAAGGGTTCGCCCCGCCGCCAGCTCCAAAGGAGTTGGCGGCGGCCGTCGAGATCGTCCGTCGTCAGGACCGAGGCGAAGGGATGCTGGCTCTGATGGGAGATAAGAGCCTGCTGTTTTCGGCTTCAGGCCGAAGTTTCCTGATGTACGGGAAGCGGGGCCGCAGCTGGATCGCGCTTTTCGATCCCGTCGGCCCGTGTGCGGAAAGGGGGGAGCTGGTTCGCCGCTTTGTCAAACTCGCCCATAAGCATGGCGGGCGTGCAGCATTCTATCAAATCCCCGCGGAAAGCCTGCCGCTTTACCTCGATGCGGGCCTTTCCGTGATGAAGCTCGGCGAGGAGGCGCGCATATCGCTGCCGGCCTTCGGGCTTGAGGGCGGGCCGGCCGCGCATCTTCGCTATGCGCTCAAGCGGGGCGCGCGCGATGGTCTGACATTTGAGGAGATCGCGCCTGAGAGCGTCAGAGCCGCGCTGCCAATTTTACAAGCCATTTCCGACGAATGGCTCGATGAGCGCACCGGCGAGGAAAAGGGCTTCTCGGTCGCCGCATTCGATCCGATATTTTTAGACGCGCAGCGCATCGGTCTGGTGCGCTCCCAGGGCGAGCCAATTGCTTTTGTCAGTATTATGGAGACGTCCGCCCGCAAAGAGGCGACGGTCGCACTGATGCGCCACCGCGCAAAGGTGTCGCCCTATGCTATGGAGTTCCTGTTCGTGAAGACGATCCTCGCCGTCAAAGAGCGGGGCTTTGAGACGCTGAGCCTCGGCGTAGCCCCGCTCGCTGGCGTCCGGCCCGAGCCGCTGTCGTCACGTTGGCACTGGATCGGCGCGCAAATCTGGAAGCATGGCGACCGCTTCTACAATTTTCAGGGGTTGCGGACTTTCAAAAACAAGTTCAATCCAACCTGGGCCCCGCGCTACCTCGCCGCCTCCGGCACGGTTGGCCCCTTTGTCGCCTTGGCCGACGCGGCGGCGATGATCGCCAAAGCGCCGCAGGCCAATACCGCGTCATGA
- a CDS encoding IS701 family transposase — protein MDAGSERRFAAFVESISSILGHVDRIAPFRSYCTGLILPGERKSVEPIAAPVEPARVQAAHQSLHHFVAKAEWSDEAMLRQVRAHVLPMIEKHGPIKAWIIDDTGFPKQGVHSVGVTRQYCGQLGKQDNCQVAVSLSVANDHASLPIAFRLYLPEDWAKDSARRRKAAVPEDIVFKTKPQIALDQIRAAQAEGVPGGVRRPPTLLRRDAQNKPASAKQLAMSLPEDAWRQIEWREGTNENLGSRFAAVRVRPAHRDYWRSTPHAEEWLLVEWPQGEYEPTKYWLSTLSPDTSLSALVEHAKLRWRIERDYQELKQELGLDHYEGRGWRGFHHHMTLCVAAYGFLVSERSLIPPSGVKTTMLKAPPLPEGYQPRGSAGQTRTPRRVVNRQHPH, from the coding sequence ATGGATGCAGGGAGTGAGCGTCGGTTTGCTGCGTTCGTGGAGTCGATTTCATCAATTCTGGGGCATGTCGATCGGATAGCGCCGTTTCGCTCCTATTGCACAGGCTTGATCCTCCCGGGAGAGCGCAAGAGTGTCGAGCCTATCGCCGCCCCTGTCGAGCCCGCTCGCGTCCAAGCGGCGCATCAATCGCTCCACCATTTCGTCGCGAAGGCCGAATGGTCCGATGAAGCGATGTTGAGGCAGGTGCGCGCTCATGTTCTTCCGATGATCGAGAAGCACGGGCCTATAAAAGCATGGATCATCGATGACACGGGATTCCCAAAGCAGGGCGTCCATTCGGTCGGCGTGACGCGACAATATTGCGGGCAACTGGGCAAACAAGACAACTGTCAGGTCGCCGTATCTTTGTCAGTCGCCAACGATCACGCAAGTCTGCCGATCGCCTTTCGGCTCTATTTGCCGGAAGACTGGGCCAAGGATTCGGCGCGTCGCCGAAAAGCTGCCGTTCCCGAAGACATCGTCTTCAAAACCAAACCGCAGATCGCCCTTGATCAGATCCGCGCCGCGCAAGCCGAAGGCGTGCCGGGCGGCGTCAGGAGACCTCCGACGCTTCTGCGACGCGATGCGCAGAATAAGCCAGCCTCAGCGAAACAACTTGCCATGTCGCTCCCCGAAGACGCTTGGCGTCAGATCGAATGGCGTGAAGGCACGAACGAAAATCTCGGCTCTCGTTTTGCTGCGGTTCGAGTTCGACCTGCTCATCGAGACTATTGGCGTTCGACGCCTCATGCGGAAGAGTGGCTTCTTGTTGAATGGCCCCAAGGCGAATACGAGCCGACCAAATATTGGCTTTCGACTTTGTCGCCGGATACGTCCCTCTCTGCGCTCGTCGAGCACGCCAAATTACGCTGGCGGATCGAGCGCGATTATCAGGAGCTTAAGCAAGAACTCGGGCTCGATCATTACGAGGGACGAGGGTGGCGTGGCTTTCACCACCACATGACGCTTTGCGTCGCAGCCTATGGATTCTTGGTCTCCGAGCGGAGTCTGATTCCCCCCTCAGGCGTCAAAACCACGATGCTCAAAGCGCCTCCCTTACCCGAAGGTTATCAACCCCGAGGATCCGCCGGTCAGACCCGAACGCCACGTCGCGTCGTCAATCGCCAGCATCCGCATTAG
- a CDS encoding di-heme oxidoredictase family protein translates to MKRAFQILAAVALAGAARYETQTPETEALSQPLPGLEAAQSASFRRGLGLFRQAWLVGPSEDHPDLIGLGPLYNRLSCIACHVKNGRGAAPDPENGVARHTSKYVRLLMVRGDTPWRSCLLPKLWLNGAHSSRGPGTHRQGKGRRCVPLMF, encoded by the coding sequence GTGAAGCGTGCTTTCCAGATCCTTGCTGCTGTGGCGCTCGCCGGCGCGGCCCGCTATGAGACACAGACCCCTGAAACGGAAGCGCTCTCGCAACCGCTTCCCGGACTCGAGGCTGCGCAGTCGGCTAGCTTCCGGCGCGGCTTGGGCCTCTTTCGACAGGCTTGGCTCGTTGGCCCGTCTGAAGACCATCCGGATCTCATTGGGCTGGGACCGCTCTACAATCGGCTTTCCTGTATCGCCTGCCATGTGAAAAACGGACGCGGCGCCGCTCCCGATCCCGAGAACGGCGTGGCGCGGCACACAAGCAAATATGTTAGACTATTGATGGTTCGGGGAGACACGCCGTGGAGGTCGTGTCTCCTCCCGAAACTCTGGCTCAATGGGGCGCATTCATCCAGAGGTCCGGGAACACATCGCCAAGGGAAGGGACGGCGGTGTGTTCCCTTGATGTTTTAG
- a CDS encoding TOBE domain-containing protein, whose translation MSASRKIDALLALRSDGKLLVGRDRIKVLEAVAKHKSISKAAKAVGFSYKAAWDAVAAINNLLPSPAFVTKAGGRSGGGAEVTAEGLKLIETFHKLEERLSRVSSMIAEEGLEGSDDFPLLGLGLRISARNVFRAEVVSVKKWPVDVEVTLKISGEHNIYSVITNEATDDLDLRPGRKVIALVKSSFVELVPSGRTPDDARNRFTGVVSRRTDAERNCELLIDIGAGKSMTAVVPRRLVEEMRLEQGSPLTVRFAAEDVILAAD comes from the coding sequence ATGTCTGCATCGAGAAAGATCGACGCCCTCCTGGCGCTGCGAAGCGACGGCAAGTTGCTCGTCGGACGCGACCGTATCAAGGTTCTCGAGGCGGTCGCCAAGCACAAGAGCATTTCAAAAGCCGCCAAGGCGGTTGGCTTTAGCTACAAGGCCGCCTGGGACGCCGTGGCCGCGATCAACAATCTGCTCCCGAGCCCGGCCTTCGTGACTAAGGCCGGCGGCAGAAGCGGCGGCGGAGCCGAAGTGACGGCGGAAGGGCTCAAGCTGATCGAGACGTTCCACAAGCTGGAAGAGCGCCTGTCCCGTGTCTCCTCCATGATTGCGGAGGAAGGGCTCGAGGGGTCGGACGATTTCCCGCTCCTGGGTCTCGGGCTCCGCATCTCGGCGCGCAATGTGTTTCGCGCCGAGGTTGTGTCGGTCAAGAAATGGCCGGTGGACGTTGAAGTGACGCTCAAGATTTCCGGCGAGCACAACATCTACTCTGTCATTACCAATGAAGCGACTGATGATCTCGACCTTCGGCCCGGACGGAAAGTGATTGCGCTGGTCAAGTCCTCCTTCGTGGAACTCGTTCCCTCCGGTCGCACCCCGGACGACGCCCGCAATCGCTTCACGGGCGTCGTCTCGCGCCGCACCGATGCGGAGCGCAATTGCGAGTTGCTGATCGACATCGGCGCCGGAAAGTCCATGACGGCTGTCGTGCCGCGGCGCCTCGTCGAGGAGATGCGCCTGGAGCAAGGAAGCCCCCTGACAGTCCGTTTCGCGGCGGAAGACGTGATTCTCGCCGCCGATTGA
- a CDS encoding DUF2478 domain-containing protein, with protein sequence MIEDAIERGVDVVVLSKFGKLEAARSGLCDAFRAAMMADIPVITAVSPSVAEDWGQFAGELAQSVDARVDALAAWWEAQSEQNDTRQRLLSRVESA encoded by the coding sequence GTGATCGAAGACGCCATCGAGCGCGGGGTCGACGTGGTGGTTTTGAGCAAATTCGGCAAGCTTGAAGCCGCTCGCAGCGGTCTGTGCGACGCTTTCCGCGCGGCAATGATGGCCGACATTCCGGTCATTACCGCCGTTTCGCCCTCGGTCGCGGAGGATTGGGGTCAGTTCGCCGGTGAACTCGCCCAGTCCGTCGACGCGCGAGTCGACGCCCTGGCGGCGTGGTGGGAAGCCCAGAGCGAGCAAAATGACACGCGCCAACGCCTCCTCTCGCGCGTGGAATCCGCGTAA
- a CDS encoding DUF2478 domain-containing protein has product MSAARQSPRQSSRRLKGRASAWRLSRNQRCIEGAGEAGMTLSIKRIAAVQGPLSSLIQGTLFAFAQHLRRQGLRVAGVIEISPREEEGRCKSLSVQDLVLGETYPISQKLGRGSEACNLDPGGLALACRSDRRRHRARGRRGGFEQIRQA; this is encoded by the coding sequence ATGAGCGCGGCCAGACAATCGCCGCGGCAGTCATCAAGGCGATTGAAAGGGCGCGCGAGCGCCTGGCGGCTATCCCGCAACCAACGCTGCATTGAAGGAGCTGGAGAGGCTGGAATGACGCTTTCCATAAAACGCATCGCCGCCGTGCAAGGCCCCTTAAGCTCCCTGATTCAGGGCACGCTGTTCGCTTTCGCCCAACACTTGCGGCGTCAGGGCCTGCGTGTCGCCGGGGTCATCGAGATTTCTCCCAGGGAGGAGGAGGGGCGGTGCAAGAGCCTCAGCGTCCAGGATCTGGTCTTGGGGGAAACCTATCCGATCTCCCAGAAGCTCGGCAGGGGTTCCGAGGCCTGCAATCTCGATCCGGGTGGCCTGGCTCTCGCCTGCAGAAGTGATCGAAGACGCCATCGAGCGCGGGGTCGACGTGGTGGTTTTGAGCAAATTCGGCAAGCTTGA